A window of the Yersinia rochesterensis genome harbors these coding sequences:
- a CDS encoding bifunctional O-acetylhomoserine aminocarboxypropyltransferase/cysteine synthase, whose translation MKLETLSIHAGYSPDPTTRAVAVPIYQTSSFAFDDTQHGADLFDLKVAGNIYSRIMNPTNDVLEQRVAALEGGIAALAVASGMAAITYAIQTLAEAGDNIVSVAKLYGGTYNLLAHTLPRYGIETRFADHDDIEALEALIDDRTKAVFCESIGNPAGNIVDLKKLADAAHRHGVPLIVDNTVATPILCRPFEHGADIVVHSLTKYIGGHGSSIGGIVVDSGKFPWAQYPKRFAQLNTPDPSYHGVTYTEQFGAAAYIGRCRVVPLRNTGAALSPFNAFLILQGLETLALRMERHTENALKVAHYLQNHPQVSWVKYAGLPDHPEHELAQRYFGGKPAAILSFGVHGGQAAGGRFIDALNLIVRLVNIGDAKSLACHPASTTHRQLNDEELIKAGVPRDMVRLSIGIEHIDDILNDLAQALDAAKS comes from the coding sequence ATGAAATTAGAAACATTATCTATTCATGCCGGCTATTCACCAGATCCCACCACCAGAGCGGTTGCCGTTCCCATTTATCAGACTTCCTCTTTTGCCTTTGATGATACCCAGCATGGTGCCGATTTATTTGATTTAAAAGTCGCGGGCAATATTTACTCACGAATCATGAACCCCACCAATGATGTGTTGGAACAACGGGTTGCAGCGCTGGAAGGGGGGATTGCTGCCCTGGCAGTTGCATCCGGTATGGCCGCGATCACCTATGCTATCCAGACACTTGCTGAAGCCGGGGATAATATCGTGTCAGTAGCGAAGTTGTATGGCGGGACTTACAACCTGCTGGCCCATACTTTGCCGCGTTACGGGATCGAAACTCGATTTGCCGACCATGATGATATTGAAGCATTAGAAGCATTGATTGATGACCGGACAAAAGCGGTTTTTTGTGAATCAATTGGTAATCCAGCGGGCAATATTGTTGATCTGAAAAAATTGGCTGATGCCGCCCATCGGCACGGGGTGCCATTGATTGTCGATAATACGGTCGCGACACCTATTCTTTGTCGGCCATTTGAACATGGCGCGGATATTGTGGTGCATTCATTGACCAAATATATCGGCGGCCACGGTTCCAGCATTGGTGGCATAGTGGTGGATTCCGGTAAGTTCCCGTGGGCACAATATCCGAAGCGTTTTGCTCAATTGAATACGCCCGATCCGTCTTATCACGGTGTGACTTATACCGAGCAATTTGGCGCGGCTGCGTATATTGGTCGCTGCCGAGTGGTACCGCTGAGAAATACCGGCGCGGCACTGTCGCCATTCAATGCCTTTCTGATCTTACAAGGGCTAGAAACTCTGGCTTTGCGCATGGAGCGCCATACTGAAAATGCATTGAAAGTTGCCCATTACTTGCAGAATCACCCACAAGTTAGCTGGGTTAAATATGCCGGTTTACCTGACCATCCTGAACATGAATTAGCCCAACGCTATTTTGGTGGTAAACCTGCCGCTATATTGTCATTCGGTGTTCATGGCGGGCAGGCGGCGGGGGGACGATTTATCGATGCGCTGAATTTGATCGTACGGCTGGTTAATATTGGTGATGCCAAATCATTGGCGTGCCATCCAGCCTCCACAACTCACCGTCAGCTCAATGATGAAGAGCTTATTAAGGCGGGTGTACCACGGGATATGGTGAGGTTGTCGATTGGTATTGAGCACATTGATGACATCCTCAATGACCTTGCCCAAGCATTGGATGCGGCTAAATCATAA
- a CDS encoding GlxA family transcriptional regulator yields the protein MHTFLIIIPNGGMLFEAIGVTDILMHANRLRTTDTPNPPYQVTVATTQPHRVVNGISGLNLLADQRLSDLDPTLSRNTIMVTGKGLTEDESSNVVSWLKLAEPHAERIVSICGGALLLAKAGLLDGRHATTHWRLLDTLQTQYPRIMVERGPLYVQDGMVWTSGGVSSGFDLTLALVEDDQGFNIAREIAQDLVMFLRRPGGQIQFSRYLLNQANDGVIRDLQAWLPNNLTHNLSVENLAERAAMSPRNFTRVFTRETGLTPAKYIEEVRLNAARQHLEQTTNSIEQIAVVTGFGRGLNLRRVFERNLQLTPTEYREHFHSRKMA from the coding sequence ATGCACACTTTCTTGATTATCATCCCTAATGGGGGAATGCTGTTTGAAGCAATAGGGGTCACCGATATTCTTATGCATGCTAATCGCCTGCGAACAACGGATACTCCTAACCCACCCTATCAGGTCACTGTTGCAACAACACAACCGCATCGCGTGGTAAACGGCATTTCAGGTCTAAACTTGCTTGCTGACCAGCGGCTTTCCGACCTGGATCCGACACTTTCCCGCAACACAATAATGGTCACTGGCAAAGGGCTGACAGAGGATGAAAGTAGCAATGTTGTCAGTTGGCTTAAGCTGGCAGAGCCACATGCCGAACGAATAGTTTCGATCTGTGGGGGCGCACTTCTACTGGCCAAGGCCGGTTTACTGGATGGGCGGCATGCCACTACACACTGGCGGTTGCTTGATACCCTGCAAACCCAATACCCACGGATAATGGTGGAACGCGGTCCTTTGTATGTTCAAGATGGCATGGTCTGGACATCTGGGGGGGTCAGTTCAGGTTTTGATCTGACTCTCGCTTTGGTCGAAGACGACCAAGGATTTAATATCGCCAGAGAGATTGCGCAAGACCTCGTGATGTTTCTGCGCCGTCCTGGCGGACAAATACAGTTTAGTCGGTATTTACTGAATCAAGCCAATGATGGGGTGATCCGTGATCTTCAAGCATGGTTGCCTAATAATCTCACCCATAATTTGTCCGTCGAAAATCTGGCAGAACGAGCTGCCATGAGTCCGCGTAACTTTACTCGAGTATTCACTCGGGAGACCGGTCTTACACCAGCAAAGTATATTGAAGAAGTCAGGTTAAATGCTGCCAGACAGCACCTTGAACAGACAACCAACAGTATTGAGCAAATTGCGGTGGTCACTGGGTTTGGTCGCGGTCTAAATCTACGCAGAGTTTTTGAACGCAACTTACAGCTGACGCCAACAGAATATCGTGAACATTTCCATTCTCGCAAAATGGCATAA
- the gap gene encoding type I glyceraldehyde-3-phosphate dehydrogenase: MVKVGINGFGRIGRNVLRAALGRHDFQVVAINDLTDSKTLAHLLKYDSLSGTLNVDIKASENQILVDGHAIRVFSERDPAAIPWSSVGVDIVIEATGFFTEKAKAEVHITQGGAKRVIISAPAKNDDMTIVMGVNDDKYDAAKHKVVSNGSCTTNSLAPAAQVLHQVFGIEHGLMNTTHAYTNSQALHDQPEKDLRGARAAAVSIVPYSSGAAKAIGKVIPELEGKMTGYSLRVPVPVVSIVDLTVNLKREATVEEINAAFRQASESGPLKGILGYSEEPLVSSDYRGDPRSSIIDGLSTLVIGGKLVKILAWYDNEWGFSNRLIDLALLMEKRGL; encoded by the coding sequence ATGGTTAAAGTGGGTATTAACGGATTCGGCAGAATTGGTCGAAATGTCCTTCGTGCAGCATTGGGACGTCATGATTTTCAGGTGGTCGCCATTAATGACCTCACTGATAGCAAAACTCTCGCTCATCTCCTTAAATATGATTCACTCTCCGGTACGTTAAATGTTGATATTAAAGCGAGTGAAAACCAAATTTTGGTTGATGGACATGCAATTCGCGTCTTTTCAGAAAGAGACCCAGCTGCAATTCCGTGGAGTAGCGTCGGTGTTGATATTGTCATAGAAGCCACCGGATTCTTTACTGAAAAGGCCAAAGCAGAAGTCCATATCACCCAAGGTGGAGCAAAGCGTGTCATCATTTCCGCTCCAGCTAAAAACGACGACATGACCATTGTGATGGGTGTCAATGATGACAAATATGATGCAGCCAAGCACAAAGTCGTCAGTAACGGTAGCTGCACCACTAACAGTCTTGCTCCTGCGGCACAAGTTTTACATCAGGTATTTGGCATTGAACATGGGCTTATGAATACCACCCATGCATATACCAACAGCCAAGCACTCCATGACCAACCAGAAAAAGACTTACGAGGAGCACGTGCAGCAGCTGTTTCTATTGTTCCTTACTCCAGCGGTGCTGCTAAAGCAATCGGCAAGGTTATTCCTGAACTTGAAGGTAAAATGACCGGCTATTCCCTGCGCGTTCCTGTGCCAGTGGTCTCTATAGTCGATTTAACCGTAAACCTTAAACGTGAAGCGACAGTTGAAGAAATTAATGCTGCATTTCGTCAAGCTAGTGAATCTGGGCCGTTAAAGGGTATTCTGGGCTACAGCGAAGAACCTCTGGTATCAAGTGATTATCGCGGCGATCCGCGGTCATCTATTATTGATGGCCTTTCAACACTGGTCATTGGTGGCAAACTGGTCAAAATCTTGGCTTGGTATGATAACGAATGGGGATTTTCGAATCGCCTCATTGACCTTGCTTTGTTAATGGAAAAACGCGGTTTATAA
- a CDS encoding methyl-accepting chemotaxis protein, translating to MRVNKPVSRQEYPIDRDTTLQSTTDIQGNITYANAAFVQASGFEYQNLLGQPHNVVRHPDMPPAAFADMWRTLNAGLSWSSLVKNRRQNGDYYWVRANATPLLHKDRLTGYISVRIAPTREEVKQAEALYADFNSGKAKQRRIALYRGLIVRTGVLSFLSLFQTLPLRWRLRGALLTAALLPTLAAMGIGVTGLPLLELGITTLFSSLITSFWLERQVARPIAAILQQAQDVSSGQAGDYVQLNRVDEIGYLMRSVNQLGLNLRSLTDDVSGQVDGINTASSEIAAGNRELKVRTEQATANLQHIVSATEQLVATVQNSANSANETTSLAAMSSHAAERGSELMHQVINTMGTINDSSHRIVDIISVIEGIAFQTNILALNAAVEAARAGEQGRGFAVVASEVRHLAQRSSTAAKEIKHLIETSVERVRDGSKLVQNAGATMDNIVQQAGQVSTLIREISTSTHEQTQALGQISQSIGQLDQMTHQNSAMVEQYAGAAEELAHRTLRLTAAARIYRPVK from the coding sequence ATGCGAGTGAACAAACCTGTCAGCCGGCAGGAGTATCCTATTGATCGCGATACCACCTTGCAGTCTACCACTGATATTCAAGGTAATATCACCTATGCCAATGCTGCCTTTGTGCAGGCCAGTGGCTTTGAATATCAGAACTTGCTGGGTCAACCTCACAATGTGGTGCGGCACCCGGATATGCCCCCCGCGGCCTTTGCTGATATGTGGCGGACTTTGAATGCGGGTTTATCTTGGTCATCATTGGTCAAGAATCGTCGTCAAAATGGTGACTATTACTGGGTACGCGCCAATGCCACCCCGCTGCTCCATAAAGACCGTTTGACCGGCTATATTTCAGTGCGAATTGCGCCAACCCGCGAAGAAGTTAAACAAGCGGAAGCACTGTATGCCGATTTTAACTCTGGCAAAGCTAAGCAACGCCGCATTGCATTGTATCGCGGGCTAATTGTCCGCACTGGCGTGTTATCTTTCCTTTCATTGTTTCAAACTCTGCCCCTGCGTTGGCGTTTGCGCGGTGCATTATTGACTGCCGCACTGCTACCGACTTTGGCGGCGATGGGGATAGGAGTGACCGGCTTGCCCTTGCTGGAGCTAGGAATAACCACCCTTTTCAGTAGCTTGATCACCTCATTTTGGTTGGAACGCCAGGTCGCCCGCCCAATTGCCGCGATTTTGCAGCAAGCACAAGATGTCTCCTCAGGACAAGCCGGTGATTATGTGCAACTGAACCGTGTTGATGAAATTGGCTATTTAATGCGTAGCGTCAATCAGTTGGGATTGAACCTCCGCTCTCTGACAGACGACGTCAGTGGCCAGGTTGATGGTATTAATACTGCCAGCAGTGAAATTGCGGCAGGGAATCGTGAGTTAAAAGTTAGGACCGAACAAGCTACCGCCAATCTACAACATATTGTCAGTGCGACTGAACAACTCGTCGCAACCGTCCAAAACAGCGCCAATAGTGCCAATGAGACGACATCATTAGCTGCTATGAGCAGCCATGCGGCGGAACGTGGTAGTGAGTTAATGCACCAGGTGATTAATACCATGGGCACGATTAATGATTCCAGCCATCGTATTGTCGATATTATCAGTGTGATTGAAGGCATTGCTTTCCAAACCAATATTTTGGCACTCAATGCGGCGGTTGAAGCGGCAAGAGCCGGTGAACAAGGCCGTGGCTTCGCCGTGGTTGCCAGTGAAGTTCGCCATTTAGCCCAACGCTCCTCCACTGCGGCAAAAGAAATTAAGCACCTCATTGAAACTAGTGTAGAGCGGGTTCGCGATGGGAGTAAATTAGTCCAAAACGCCGGGGCTACCATGGATAATATTGTGCAACAGGCCGGTCAGGTTTCTACTTTAATCCGTGAAATTAGCACCTCAACCCATGAACAGACACAAGCTCTTGGCCAAATTAGCCAGTCGATTGGTCAATTAGACCAAATGACGCATCAAAATTCCGCCATGGTGGAACAATATGCCGGTGCGGCAGAAGAGCTCGCTCATCGTACCTTGCGCCTAACTG